TTCCTATCTGACCATTGAGAATAAGGGACTCATAGACCCAAATATTCGGCCTTATATGGAAAATTGGGTTTTTGGATGTGACATCTGTCAAGAGGTTTGCCCATTTAATTCCCAACCGGTTCAGACAAAAGAAAAAGCTTTTCAACCCTCCGAAGGGGTCGGACCCTTCTTATCCTTGAAGGCCCTTTTCTCCATTAAAACAGAGGCCGACTTCAAAAAACAACTCCATCGGACCCCTTTACTACGGCCAAAACGCAAGGGATTGCTCCGAAATGGGGCAGTGGTTCTTCAAAATCAACATGAGGCAGGAGGAGCCCATTCCTTTGCACAGGAAGCCTTAGAACAAGAATCCGATCCATTGGTCAAAGCGCATTTGCATTGGGCCAAGGACCCCATTGAAAAAACAATCAATCCCGTCTTCCAACAAGGAAAAAAGAAATGACCCCAAAAGAAGTCGCGGAGGTACTAGAAGAAATTGCAATTCTCCTGGAGTTGAAAGGGGAGAATCCGTTTAAGTATAGAGCTTACCTCAATGCCGCCCGGACCATTGGTCTTTTAGGCGAAGACCTAAACGCTATGATCACACGTGGGGAGATTCAAAAAGTCAAGGGAATTGGAGAGGCATTGGCAAAAAAAATTACCGAATTGGTTCAAACGGGAAAACTTTCCTACTATGATGAACTGAAGAATTCAATCCCGCACGGGCTTTTTGATATTCTTAAAATTCCAGGACTTGGTCCCAAAAAGGTGAAAACCTTTTACGAAAAATTGGGAATTAAAAACCTGGGAGAGCTGGAATACGCCTGTATTGAAAATCGATTGGTGGGTTTGGAGGGGTTTGGGAAAATAATGCAGGAAAAAATTAAAGACGGCATCCGATTCCTCCAAAAAAATTTAGGCCAACACCTTTTTGCAGAGGCGGAGGCAGACGCCCTTGCCATTCTAGATGAAATGCAAAAACAAAAACATGTTCAGGAAATCAGTTTAGCCGGAAGTCTGAGGCGTAGGAAAGAAATCGTTAAAGATATTGATATTATCATCGGAACAGATCATTCCTCCCAGGTCATGGAATATTTCACCCATTTGCCCCAAGTGGAAAAAATCACTGCTCACGGAGAAACCAAATCCGTTGTTCAATTAAAGTCCGGAATTTCTGTGGATTGCAGGACAGTAAGCCTTTCCGAATTTCCCTTTGCGCTTCACCATTCCACCGGAAGTAAGGAACACAATACTGCTCTCCGGGGGAGGGCAAAAAGCATGGGCATTCTAATGAATGAATATGGCCTCTTTAGAAACGAAACCAAAATCGAATGTAAAGATGAGCCTTCCATTTTCTCGGCATTGGGACTCCCTTTTATTCCCCCGGAACTTCGAGAGGGAATGGGAGAAATTGAAGCCGCGGCTTCGGGAACCCTTCCTAAACTGGTCCAGGTACGAGATATCCGAGGAATTTTTCACAATCATACCAGGGAAAGTGATGGCAGCGGATCACTTCGCGAGATGGTAGAGGGAGCTCAAGCTTTGGGATATGAGTATATTGGGATTTCCGATCACAGCCGTACAGCATTTTATGCTCATGGGCTGGAAATTGAAAGAATCAAAAGGCAACACCAGGAAATTGAAGCGCTACAACAAAAAGTACGTGGAATTCGAATTTTTAAAGGAATTGAATCAGACATTTTACCCGATGGCTCACTGGATTATCCCGATGAAGTCTTGGAAACCTTCGATTTTGTTATTGGCTCCGTCCACAGCCGTTTCAATATGAACGAATCAGAAATGACTGCCCGGGTTCTAAGGGGAATGCAAAATCCATATATCACTATCCTGGGTCACCCCACCGGTCGATTGCTTTTATCCCGGAACCCTTTTCCCCTCAATATGAATAAGATCTTAGACGCCGCGAATGAATATGGGGTTGCCATTGAAATGAATGCGAATCCTCACCGCCTGGACTTGGATTGGCGTTTTGGGAGGCAGGTCAAACAAAAAGGAGTTCAAATTTGTATTAACCCCGATGCTCATAGCTTGGAGGGATTAAAAGTGATTCCCATCGGGGTGGGAATTGCAAGGAAGGGATGGCTTTCCAAAGAAAATGTCTTGAACACCCGATCCAAAACTCAAATGGAACGATACCTCAATGAAAGAAAAAAAAGGGAAAGGGTTTAAAAAAAACTGAAATTTA
The Nitrospiria bacterium genome window above contains:
- the polX gene encoding DNA polymerase/3'-5' exonuclease PolX, which gives rise to MTPKEVAEVLEEIAILLELKGENPFKYRAYLNAARTIGLLGEDLNAMITRGEIQKVKGIGEALAKKITELVQTGKLSYYDELKNSIPHGLFDILKIPGLGPKKVKTFYEKLGIKNLGELEYACIENRLVGLEGFGKIMQEKIKDGIRFLQKNLGQHLFAEAEADALAILDEMQKQKHVQEISLAGSLRRRKEIVKDIDIIIGTDHSSQVMEYFTHLPQVEKITAHGETKSVVQLKSGISVDCRTVSLSEFPFALHHSTGSKEHNTALRGRAKSMGILMNEYGLFRNETKIECKDEPSIFSALGLPFIPPELREGMGEIEAAASGTLPKLVQVRDIRGIFHNHTRESDGSGSLREMVEGAQALGYEYIGISDHSRTAFYAHGLEIERIKRQHQEIEALQQKVRGIRIFKGIESDILPDGSLDYPDEVLETFDFVIGSVHSRFNMNESEMTARVLRGMQNPYITILGHPTGRLLLSRNPFPLNMNKILDAANEYGVAIEMNANPHRLDLDWRFGRQVKQKGVQICINPDAHSLEGLKVIPIGVGIARKGWLSKENVLNTRSKTQMERYLNERKKRERV